The following are encoded together in the Bradyrhizobium sp. CCGUVB1N3 genome:
- the cckA gene encoding cell cycle histidine kinase CckA — translation MTAETDHNLSREPVAVHEQPQRSGSIALVFLVAATLVAVAVGLMTLGRTQAQPYILGILAVLAMVGLFNLFAFAAGIVRFADRNLDDPIIARISDHAFDGLAVTDPRGHVVYSNAAYLTMTGASGPQDVRPVERVFIGNPDVSEAVFRLLKAAREGKRQQEEVRISGHDGSQGRWLRMRVRPLGTGKREARYAVWSIADITRDRERQEDVFQELQHAIEYLDHAPCGFFSVNPAGELAYVNATLANWLDYDLAEIGSGGLKLIDIVSGDGASLLTSIVAVPGEVKTEVFDIDLRMRTGKTMPVRLYHKLAFGADGTPGPSRTLVISRARDERSDPDRAAEVRFMRFFDHTPMAIATVDRGGNVVRANARYAKLAQGLGLDSASKSIFRAINSRDRQLLIAAINQAAEGKGDIAPVEVALEGTKERWGQFFVTPVDEGENDAEAAIVHMLETTERRALENQINQSQKMETVGQLAGGIAHDFNNVLSAIMMANDFLLNAHKPTDPSFQDIMQIKQNATRAATLVRQLLAFSRRQTLRPQVLDLGDALSDLTMLLRRLIGEKVKLDLVHGRDLWPVKVDVSQFEQVIVNLAVNARDAMPDGGKLIIRTANVATEEAGKLAYKGMPAADYVRIEVADTGTGIPADIRDKIFEPFFSTKEVGKGTGLGLSTVYGIVKQTGGFIYVDSEPGKGTSFHIFLPRHHAEPEAQVETPTAVAATNGAAKEAPAAEAKPRTDLTGQGTILLVEDEEGLRALNARGLRSRGYTVVEAENGVEAMEVLDEQSGAIDLVVSDVVMPEMDGPTLLKAMREKNPDIKFIFVSGYAEDAFEKSLPEGQQFDFLPKPFTLSQLVAAVKETMKAG, via the coding sequence ATGACCGCCGAGACCGACCACAACCTGTCACGCGAACCTGTTGCGGTGCATGAGCAGCCGCAGCGCTCGGGCAGCATCGCGCTGGTGTTCCTGGTGGCGGCGACGCTCGTGGCGGTCGCCGTCGGGCTGATGACGCTCGGCCGGACGCAGGCGCAGCCCTATATCCTCGGCATCCTCGCCGTGCTGGCGATGGTCGGCCTGTTCAACCTGTTCGCCTTTGCCGCCGGCATCGTTCGCTTCGCCGATCGCAATCTCGACGATCCCATCATCGCACGCATCTCCGATCATGCCTTTGACGGACTTGCGGTGACCGATCCGCGCGGGCATGTCGTCTATTCCAATGCGGCCTATCTGACCATGACCGGCGCTTCCGGCCCGCAAGACGTGCGGCCCGTCGAGCGCGTCTTCATCGGCAACCCGGATGTGTCGGAGGCCGTGTTCCGCCTGCTGAAGGCCGCGCGCGAAGGCAAGCGGCAGCAGGAGGAGGTTCGCATCTCCGGCCATGACGGCAGCCAGGGGCGCTGGCTGCGCATGCGGGTGCGCCCGCTCGGCACGGGCAAGCGCGAGGCCAGATATGCGGTGTGGTCGATCGCCGACATCACCCGCGACCGCGAGCGCCAGGAGGACGTGTTCCAGGAGCTCCAGCATGCGATCGAATATCTCGATCACGCGCCGTGCGGCTTCTTCTCCGTCAATCCGGCCGGGGAGCTCGCCTACGTCAACGCGACGCTAGCCAACTGGCTCGATTACGATCTCGCCGAGATCGGCTCGGGCGGCCTCAAGCTCATCGACATCGTCTCCGGCGACGGCGCCTCGCTGCTGACCTCGATCGTGGCGGTGCCGGGCGAGGTGAAGACGGAAGTCTTCGACATCGACCTGCGCATGCGCACGGGCAAGACCATGCCGGTGCGGCTCTATCACAAGCTGGCCTTCGGAGCCGACGGCACGCCGGGCCCGTCGCGCACTCTCGTGATCAGCCGCGCCCGCGACGAGCGCAGCGATCCCGATCGCGCTGCCGAAGTGCGCTTCATGCGCTTCTTCGACCACACGCCGATGGCGATCGCCACCGTCGATCGCGGCGGCAATGTGGTGCGGGCGAATGCGCGCTACGCCAAGCTGGCGCAGGGCCTTGGCCTGGACAGCGCCAGCAAGTCGATCTTCCGCGCGATCAATTCGCGCGACCGGCAGTTGCTGATCGCGGCGATCAACCAGGCCGCCGAAGGGAAGGGCGACATCGCGCCGGTCGAGGTGGCGCTGGAGGGGACGAAGGAGCGCTGGGGACAGTTCTTCGTCACGCCGGTCGACGAGGGCGAGAACGACGCCGAGGCCGCGATCGTCCACATGCTCGAGACCACCGAGCGGCGTGCGCTGGAGAACCAGATCAACCAATCTCAGAAGATGGAGACGGTCGGCCAGCTCGCCGGCGGCATCGCCCACGACTTCAACAACGTGCTGTCTGCCATCATGATGGCGAACGACTTCCTGCTGAACGCGCACAAGCCGACCGATCCGTCGTTCCAGGACATCATGCAGATCAAGCAGAACGCGACGCGCGCTGCGACCCTGGTGCGGCAGCTCCTCGCCTTCTCGCGCCGTCAGACGCTGCGGCCGCAGGTGCTCGATCTCGGCGATGCGCTCTCCGATCTCACCATGCTGCTCCGCCGGCTGATCGGCGAGAAGGTGAAGCTCGATCTCGTCCACGGCCGCGACCTCTGGCCGGTCAAGGTCGACGTCTCCCAGTTCGAGCAGGTGATCGTCAATCTCGCCGTGAACGCGCGCGATGCGATGCCTGACGGTGGCAAGTTGATCATCCGCACCGCCAACGTCGCCACGGAGGAAGCAGGCAAGCTCGCCTACAAGGGCATGCCGGCGGCGGATTATGTGCGGATCGAGGTCGCCGACACCGGTACCGGCATCCCCGCCGACATCCGCGACAAGATTTTTGAGCCGTTCTTCTCGACCAAGGAGGTCGGGAAGGGCACGGGTCTCGGGCTGTCCACCGTCTATGGCATCGTCAAGCAGACCGGCGGCTTCATCTACGTCGATTCCGAGCCGGGCAAGGGCACCTCGTTCCACATCTTCCTGCCGCGCCATCATGCCGAACCCGAAGCGCAGGTCGAGACGCCGACCGCCGTTGCCGCGACGAATGGCGCGGCCAAGGAAGCGCCCGCGGCCGAAGCCAAGCCGCGCACCGACCTCACGGGGCAGGGTACCATCCTGCTCGTCGAGGACGAGGAGGGACTGCGCGCGCTCAACGCGCGCGGCCTGCGCTCGCGCGGCTACACTGTGGTCGAGGCCGAGAACGGCGTCGAGGCCATGGAGGTGCTGGACGAGCAGAGCGGCGCGATCGATCTTGTCGTCTCCGACGTCGTGATGCCGGAAATGGACGGCCCGACGCTTCTGAAGGCGATGCGGGAGAAGAACCCCGACATCAAGTTCATCTTCGTCTCCGGCTATGCCGAGGATGCCTTCGAGAAGAGCCTGCCCGAAGGCCAGCAGTTCGACTTCCTGCCAAAACCGTTCACGCTGAGCCAGCTCGTCGCCGCCGTGAAAGAGACGATGAAGGCGGGGTGA